From a region of the Tachysurus fulvidraco isolate hzauxx_2018 chromosome 5, HZAU_PFXX_2.0, whole genome shotgun sequence genome:
- the LOC113643037 gene encoding membrane-associated guanylate kinase, WW and PDZ domain-containing protein 3 isoform X1 yields MSKALKRKKHWATKVRECAVSWGGAGEFGSVVELLGGAEHGLFPFLGHMDLDALVCHVGSLPYYGDVLLEVNGTPVSGLTNRDTHAVIRHFREPIRIKTVKPGKVLNTDLRHYLSLQFQKGSLDHKLQQVIRDNLYLRTIPCTTRLPREGEVPGVDYNFISVSDFRILEESGLLLESGTYDGNYYGTPKPPAEPNLVQPDLVDQVLFEEEFGTEVQRKRTTSVSKMDRNDSVVPEEEDDDERPALPNGLPEGSEEWRRPVPSYTQSNSSSSVTRGGGSSSSELVRTWSSLSRDDSLEPLPYNWEMAYTETGMVYFIDHNTKSTTWLDPRLVKKAKPPEKCEDGELPYGWEEIEDAQYGTYYVDHINQRTQFENPVVEAKKKLAQEAAAVAQSQKGAAPAPGGEGGTPGFTRDPTQLKGELYHTALKKSTQGFGFTIIGGDRTDEFLQVKNVLADGPAAQDNKMSSGDVIVEINGTLVLGKTHNDVVQMFQCIPISQYVDMVLCRGYSLPPDVQEDNEDLPPPPPPPPSAGEVVTAVPLINGQPLLVKGDALNASSQELHYLTTDASGRPIVAALPNIPNANDERPEGGMLQPELVTVPLVKGPGGFGFAIADSPLGQKVKMILDAQWCRDLLKGDVIKEINRQNVQTLSHAQVVDILKELPVGSEVNLLVLRGGQTSPVKSLRPQRQEISASLETLDQCHDVGAPQALTYYSSTLPCSSPRRDITLRQSKPKGPVNDSAQRAVPQYKELDVFIKRDQETGFGFRVLGGEGPDQPVYIGAIIPQGAAEKDGRLRAGDELMAIDSIIIRGKSHKQVLDLMTNAARNGQVLLTVCRKVIYRDISDDEGARNLAPVLMNGSPKTPHVQVPSVLDHKPMDITLHRKDNEGFGFVILTSKSKPPPGVIPHKIGRIIEGSPAERCCLLNVGDRISAVNGCSIIELSHSDIVQLIKDAGNAVTLSVVPEDEYKGPPSAASSAKQSPALQHRTMKSSAQEERYNFDPEEIRDELVWAEYKMITEKEKETLCGTSSKQGCILVELDRGPRGFGFSLRGGTEYNMGLYILRLAEDGPALQDGRIQVGDQIVEINGEPTQGISHTRAIELIQAGGNKVLLLLRPGQGLVTDTSPEALDTVVSSPLNIQDDVFLKEQLPSETSAFSFSSPLAQPSSHPLSMKKRQNRDRRNHSSLSPNPAKSRSRLYSHPKGNGKARSTKPQNSASPSTKESIHNKRSKSRENNIDSENKEKKLNGPSNTKDDLPHCSQDPIMHKKSSKRQPSCTKSHKESNQEREGNGDEKCSKTSFRREERNDSTERVVRDCSRGRQRTKKREGRNRKNAETNGREEVEKAGEETEENLKLRSMIRQNKQPEDMEKDQDTSKSTVQKSPSHHKHLKKDDKLQQRKSKELQSNSKRKKQGKETDIWVDDIVIQKEDQNECEDELTMPHAPDQNNQWTIPSFARILTHEEVLQDLYG; encoded by the exons GTACAACTCGTCTACCCAGAGAAGGAGAAGTTCCTGGAGTGGATTACAACTTCATCAGTGTAAGTGACTTCAGGATCTTGGAGGAGAGTGGATTACTGCTGGAGAGTGGAACTTATGATG GAAACTACTATGGCACACCCAAACCCCCTGCAGAGCCCAACTTGGTTCAGCCTGATCTGGTTGACCAGGTGTTATTTGAGGAAGAATTTGGCACAGAAGTTCAGCGCAAGCGTACCACCTCTGTCAGCAAGATGGACCGCAATGACAGTGTTGTCCCTGAGGAGGAAGACGATGACGAGCGGCCAGCGCTACCAAATGGCcttccag agggaAGTGAGGAATGGAGGAGGCCGGTGCCCAGCTACACTCAGTctaacagcagcagcagtgtcaCTCGTGGAGGTGGCAGCAGCAGTAGTGAGCTTGTTCGCACCTGGAGTTCTCTCTCCAGAGACGACAGCCTTGAACCTTTACCATACAACTGGGAGATGGCCTACACTGAAACGGGCATGGTCTACTTCATTGA TCATAACACAAAATCTACAACATGGCTGGACCCTCGTCTTGTCAAGAAGGCTAAACCGCCTGAAAAGTGTGAGGATGGAG AGCTACCATACGGCTGGGAGGAGATTGAGGACGCACAATATGGCACATACTACGTTGA TCACATAAACCAAAGAACCCAATTCGAGAATCCAGTTGTAGAAGCAAAGAAGAAACTTGCGCAGGAGGCTGCAGCTGTAGCACAGAGCCAAAAGGGGGCAGCACCTGCTCCAG GTGGTGAAGGGGGAACTCCAGGATTCACTCGTGACCCCACTCAGCTGAAGGGCGAGTTATATCACACAGCTTTGAAAAAGAGCACTCAGGGTTTTGGCTTCACAATAATCGGAGGAGACCGAACTGATGAGTTCTTGCAGGTGAAGAATGTCCTTGCAGATGGACCAGCTGCACAAGACAACAAGATGTCCTCTG GTGATGTAATTGTGGAGATCAACGGCACACTGGTCCTTGGTAAGACCCACAATGACGTGGTGCAGATGTTTCAGTGCATCCCCATCAGCCAGTATGTGGATATGGTCTTGTGTCGTGGCTACTCCCTGCCTCCAGATGTACAGGAAGATAATGAAGAccttcctcctccaccacctcctcctccctcaGCTGGTGAAGTGGTAACAGCTGTGCCCCTTATCAATGGGCAGCCACTGCTAGTGAAGGGCGATGCTTTGAATGCTTCGTCCCAGGAGCTCCACTACCTCACTACTGATGCTAGTGGGAGGCCTATTGTGGCAGCGCTACCCAACATTCCTAATGCTAATGATGAGAGGCCTGAGGGTGGAATGCTGCAGCCAGAGCTGGTCACTGTGCCCCTTGTAAAAGGCCCGGGCGGGTTTGGATTTGCTATTGCTGACAGTCCGCTGGGCCAGAAGGTGAAGATGATCCTGGACGCACAGTGGTGCCGTGACTTGCTTAAGGGGGACGTCATCAAGGAGATCAACAGGCAGAATGTACAGACATTGAGCCATGCACAGGTGGTGGACATACTCAAAGAGCTTCCTGTGGGAAGTGAGGTCAACCTGCTGGTGCTCAGAGGAG GTCAGACTTCACCAGTGAAAAGTCTTAGACCT CAGAGACAGGAAATAAGTGCCAGTCTAGAGACTTTGGACCAGTGCCATGATGTTGGAGCCCCCCAAGCACTAACTTATTATTCAAGTACGTTGCCCTGTAGCTCCCCGAGACGAGACATCACCCTCCGACAGAGCAAGCCCAAGGGCCCTGTAAATGATTCTGCACAGAGAG CAGTGCCTCAGTATAAAGAGCTGGATGTGTTCATAAAGCGAGATCAGGAGACAGGATTTGGCTTCCGGGTGCTTGGAGGAGAAGGGCCTGATCAGCCA GTATACATAGGTGCCATCATTCCCCAGGGAGCCGCAGAGAAAGATGGCCGTCTGCGTGCAGGGGATGAGCTGATGGCCATTGATAGCATCATAATAAGGGGCAAATCCCACAAGCAAGTGCTGGATCTGATGACCAATGCAGCTCGCAATGGACAGGTGCTGCTCACTGTGTGCCGTAAAGTCATCTACAGGG ATATATCTGATGACGAAGGGGCACGGAACCTGGCTCCGGTGTTAATGAATGGTTCTCCAAAAACACCACATGTCCAAGTCCCAAGTGTCTTGGACCATAAACCGATGGATATTACACTCCATCGCAAAGACAACGAAGGCTTTGGCTTTGTCATTCTCACTTCCAAAAGCAAACCCCCACCTGGAG TGATCCCTCATAAGATTGGCCGCATCATCGAGGGCAGTCCAGCTGAGAGATGCTGTCTGTTAAATGTGGGTGACCGTATCTCTGCTGTTAATGGCTGCTCCATCATTGAGCTCTCTCACAGCGACATTGTGCAGCTTATTAAAGATGCCGGCAATGCTGTCACGCTCTCTGTAGTTCCCGAGGATG AATACAAAGGCCCACCCTCAGCAGCCAGCTCAGCCAAACAGAGTCCAGCTCTACAGCACAGGACAATGAAATCCAGCGCACAGGAGGAGAG ATATAATTTTGATCCGGAGGAGATCAGGGATGAGCTGGTCTGGGCCGAATATAAAATGATTAccgagaaagaaaaagaaacgcTTTGTGGAACAAGCTCAAAACAG gGTTGTATTCTTGTGGAGTTAGACCGTGGCCCACGTGGTTTTGGGTTCAGTCTGAGAGGAGGGACAGAGTATAACATGGGCCTCTACATCCTGCGATTAGCTGAAGATGGCCCTGCGCTTCAGGATGGCAGGATTCAG GTTGGAGATCAAATAGTAGAAATCAATGGTGAGCCCACGCAGGGTATCAGTCACACCAGAGCCATTGAACTTATCCAGGCTGGTGGAAACAAAGTACTGCTGCTCCTGAGACCCGGACAGGGACTTGTGACTGACACCA GCCCTGAAGCACTAGATACAGTGGTCTCTTCACCTCTAAACATTCAAGATGACGTTTTCCTCAAAGAACAACTGCCATCTGAAACCTCAGCCTTTTCATTCTCCTCACCTCTTGCTCAGCCTTCCTCACATCCATTATCCATGAAGAAGAGACAGAATAGAGACAGGAGGAATCATTCTTCCCTCTCTCCAAACCCTGCCAAGTCCAGGTCCAGACTTTATTCTCATCCAAAAGGCAATGGCAAAGCCAGGAGCACTAAACCTCAAAACTCTGCTTCTCCTTCAACTAAAGAATCAATACATAACAAGAGAAGTAAGTCTAGAGAAAATAATATTGActctgaaaataaagaaaagaaacttaATGGTCCATCTAATACCAAAGATGATCTACCACACTGCTCACAAGATCCCATCATGCACAAGAAGTCCAGTAAACGCCAACCAAGCTGCACGAAAAGTCACAAAGAGTCAAATCAGGAAAGGGAGGGCAATGGAGACGAAAAATGCTCAAAGACATCATTCCGAAGGGAGGAAAGGAATGATAGTACTGAGAGGGTAGTAAGGGATTGCTCGAGAGGAAGGCAGAGAACGAAGAAGAGAGAGGGCAGAAACAGAAAGAATGCTGAAACAAATGGACGAGAAGAGGTGGAGAAGGCTGGGGAAGAGACAGAAGAAAACCTGAAGCTGAGAAGCATGATAAGACAGAACAAGCAACCAGAGGACATGGAGAAAGACCAAGACACCAGCAAATCCACAGTACAAAAAAGCCCGAGTCAtcataaacatctaaaaaaagaCGACAAGCTACAGCAAAGAAAGAGTAAAGAACTACAAAGTAAttcaaagagaaagaaacagggTAAAGAAACGGATATATGGGTAGATGACATAGTAATACAAAAAGAGGATCAGAATGAATGTGAGGATGAGCTGACCATGCCACATGCACCAGATCAAAATAACCAATGGACCATACCCAGCTTTGCACGCATATTAACTCATGAAGAGGTCCTGCAGGATTTGTATGGGTAA
- the LOC113643037 gene encoding membrane-associated guanylate kinase, WW and PDZ domain-containing protein 3 isoform X2 — protein MSKALKRKKHWATKVRECAVSWGGAGEFGSVVELLGGAEHGLFPFLGHMDLDALVCHVGSLPYYGDVLLEVNGTPVSGLTNRDTHAVIRHFREPIRIKTVKPGKVLNTDLRHYLSLQFQKGSLDHKLQQVIRDNLYLRTIPCTTRLPREGEVPGVDYNFISVSDFRILEESGLLLESGTYDGNYYGTPKPPAEPNLVQPDLVDQVLFEEEFGTEVQRKRTTSVSKMDRNDSVVPEEEDDDERPALPNGLPEGSEEWRRPVPSYTQSNSSSSVTRGGGSSSSELVRTWSSLSRDDSLEPLPYNWEMAYTETGMVYFIDHNTKSTTWLDPRLVKKAKPPEKCEDGELPYGWEEIEDAQYGTYYVDHINQRTQFENPVVEAKKKLAQEAAAVAQSQKGAAPAPGGEGGTPGFTRDPTQLKGELYHTALKKSTQGFGFTIIGGDRTDEFLQVKNVLADGPAAQDNKMSSGDVIVEINGTLVLGKTHNDVVQMFQCIPISQYVDMVLCRGYSLPPDVQEDNEDLPPPPPPPPSAGEVVTAVPLINGQPLLVKGDALNASSQELHYLTTDASGRPIVAALPNIPNANDERPEGGMLQPELVTVPLVKGPGGFGFAIADSPLGQKVKMILDAQWCRDLLKGDVIKEINRQNVQTLSHAQVVDILKELPVGSEVNLLVLRGGQTSPVKSLRPRQEISASLETLDQCHDVGAPQALTYYSSTLPCSSPRRDITLRQSKPKGPVNDSAQRAVPQYKELDVFIKRDQETGFGFRVLGGEGPDQPVYIGAIIPQGAAEKDGRLRAGDELMAIDSIIIRGKSHKQVLDLMTNAARNGQVLLTVCRKVIYRDISDDEGARNLAPVLMNGSPKTPHVQVPSVLDHKPMDITLHRKDNEGFGFVILTSKSKPPPGVIPHKIGRIIEGSPAERCCLLNVGDRISAVNGCSIIELSHSDIVQLIKDAGNAVTLSVVPEDEYKGPPSAASSAKQSPALQHRTMKSSAQEERYNFDPEEIRDELVWAEYKMITEKEKETLCGTSSKQGCILVELDRGPRGFGFSLRGGTEYNMGLYILRLAEDGPALQDGRIQVGDQIVEINGEPTQGISHTRAIELIQAGGNKVLLLLRPGQGLVTDTSPEALDTVVSSPLNIQDDVFLKEQLPSETSAFSFSSPLAQPSSHPLSMKKRQNRDRRNHSSLSPNPAKSRSRLYSHPKGNGKARSTKPQNSASPSTKESIHNKRSKSRENNIDSENKEKKLNGPSNTKDDLPHCSQDPIMHKKSSKRQPSCTKSHKESNQEREGNGDEKCSKTSFRREERNDSTERVVRDCSRGRQRTKKREGRNRKNAETNGREEVEKAGEETEENLKLRSMIRQNKQPEDMEKDQDTSKSTVQKSPSHHKHLKKDDKLQQRKSKELQSNSKRKKQGKETDIWVDDIVIQKEDQNECEDELTMPHAPDQNNQWTIPSFARILTHEEVLQDLYG, from the exons GTACAACTCGTCTACCCAGAGAAGGAGAAGTTCCTGGAGTGGATTACAACTTCATCAGTGTAAGTGACTTCAGGATCTTGGAGGAGAGTGGATTACTGCTGGAGAGTGGAACTTATGATG GAAACTACTATGGCACACCCAAACCCCCTGCAGAGCCCAACTTGGTTCAGCCTGATCTGGTTGACCAGGTGTTATTTGAGGAAGAATTTGGCACAGAAGTTCAGCGCAAGCGTACCACCTCTGTCAGCAAGATGGACCGCAATGACAGTGTTGTCCCTGAGGAGGAAGACGATGACGAGCGGCCAGCGCTACCAAATGGCcttccag agggaAGTGAGGAATGGAGGAGGCCGGTGCCCAGCTACACTCAGTctaacagcagcagcagtgtcaCTCGTGGAGGTGGCAGCAGCAGTAGTGAGCTTGTTCGCACCTGGAGTTCTCTCTCCAGAGACGACAGCCTTGAACCTTTACCATACAACTGGGAGATGGCCTACACTGAAACGGGCATGGTCTACTTCATTGA TCATAACACAAAATCTACAACATGGCTGGACCCTCGTCTTGTCAAGAAGGCTAAACCGCCTGAAAAGTGTGAGGATGGAG AGCTACCATACGGCTGGGAGGAGATTGAGGACGCACAATATGGCACATACTACGTTGA TCACATAAACCAAAGAACCCAATTCGAGAATCCAGTTGTAGAAGCAAAGAAGAAACTTGCGCAGGAGGCTGCAGCTGTAGCACAGAGCCAAAAGGGGGCAGCACCTGCTCCAG GTGGTGAAGGGGGAACTCCAGGATTCACTCGTGACCCCACTCAGCTGAAGGGCGAGTTATATCACACAGCTTTGAAAAAGAGCACTCAGGGTTTTGGCTTCACAATAATCGGAGGAGACCGAACTGATGAGTTCTTGCAGGTGAAGAATGTCCTTGCAGATGGACCAGCTGCACAAGACAACAAGATGTCCTCTG GTGATGTAATTGTGGAGATCAACGGCACACTGGTCCTTGGTAAGACCCACAATGACGTGGTGCAGATGTTTCAGTGCATCCCCATCAGCCAGTATGTGGATATGGTCTTGTGTCGTGGCTACTCCCTGCCTCCAGATGTACAGGAAGATAATGAAGAccttcctcctccaccacctcctcctccctcaGCTGGTGAAGTGGTAACAGCTGTGCCCCTTATCAATGGGCAGCCACTGCTAGTGAAGGGCGATGCTTTGAATGCTTCGTCCCAGGAGCTCCACTACCTCACTACTGATGCTAGTGGGAGGCCTATTGTGGCAGCGCTACCCAACATTCCTAATGCTAATGATGAGAGGCCTGAGGGTGGAATGCTGCAGCCAGAGCTGGTCACTGTGCCCCTTGTAAAAGGCCCGGGCGGGTTTGGATTTGCTATTGCTGACAGTCCGCTGGGCCAGAAGGTGAAGATGATCCTGGACGCACAGTGGTGCCGTGACTTGCTTAAGGGGGACGTCATCAAGGAGATCAACAGGCAGAATGTACAGACATTGAGCCATGCACAGGTGGTGGACATACTCAAAGAGCTTCCTGTGGGAAGTGAGGTCAACCTGCTGGTGCTCAGAGGAG GTCAGACTTCACCAGTGAAAAGTCTTAGACCT AGACAGGAAATAAGTGCCAGTCTAGAGACTTTGGACCAGTGCCATGATGTTGGAGCCCCCCAAGCACTAACTTATTATTCAAGTACGTTGCCCTGTAGCTCCCCGAGACGAGACATCACCCTCCGACAGAGCAAGCCCAAGGGCCCTGTAAATGATTCTGCACAGAGAG CAGTGCCTCAGTATAAAGAGCTGGATGTGTTCATAAAGCGAGATCAGGAGACAGGATTTGGCTTCCGGGTGCTTGGAGGAGAAGGGCCTGATCAGCCA GTATACATAGGTGCCATCATTCCCCAGGGAGCCGCAGAGAAAGATGGCCGTCTGCGTGCAGGGGATGAGCTGATGGCCATTGATAGCATCATAATAAGGGGCAAATCCCACAAGCAAGTGCTGGATCTGATGACCAATGCAGCTCGCAATGGACAGGTGCTGCTCACTGTGTGCCGTAAAGTCATCTACAGGG ATATATCTGATGACGAAGGGGCACGGAACCTGGCTCCGGTGTTAATGAATGGTTCTCCAAAAACACCACATGTCCAAGTCCCAAGTGTCTTGGACCATAAACCGATGGATATTACACTCCATCGCAAAGACAACGAAGGCTTTGGCTTTGTCATTCTCACTTCCAAAAGCAAACCCCCACCTGGAG TGATCCCTCATAAGATTGGCCGCATCATCGAGGGCAGTCCAGCTGAGAGATGCTGTCTGTTAAATGTGGGTGACCGTATCTCTGCTGTTAATGGCTGCTCCATCATTGAGCTCTCTCACAGCGACATTGTGCAGCTTATTAAAGATGCCGGCAATGCTGTCACGCTCTCTGTAGTTCCCGAGGATG AATACAAAGGCCCACCCTCAGCAGCCAGCTCAGCCAAACAGAGTCCAGCTCTACAGCACAGGACAATGAAATCCAGCGCACAGGAGGAGAG ATATAATTTTGATCCGGAGGAGATCAGGGATGAGCTGGTCTGGGCCGAATATAAAATGATTAccgagaaagaaaaagaaacgcTTTGTGGAACAAGCTCAAAACAG gGTTGTATTCTTGTGGAGTTAGACCGTGGCCCACGTGGTTTTGGGTTCAGTCTGAGAGGAGGGACAGAGTATAACATGGGCCTCTACATCCTGCGATTAGCTGAAGATGGCCCTGCGCTTCAGGATGGCAGGATTCAG GTTGGAGATCAAATAGTAGAAATCAATGGTGAGCCCACGCAGGGTATCAGTCACACCAGAGCCATTGAACTTATCCAGGCTGGTGGAAACAAAGTACTGCTGCTCCTGAGACCCGGACAGGGACTTGTGACTGACACCA GCCCTGAAGCACTAGATACAGTGGTCTCTTCACCTCTAAACATTCAAGATGACGTTTTCCTCAAAGAACAACTGCCATCTGAAACCTCAGCCTTTTCATTCTCCTCACCTCTTGCTCAGCCTTCCTCACATCCATTATCCATGAAGAAGAGACAGAATAGAGACAGGAGGAATCATTCTTCCCTCTCTCCAAACCCTGCCAAGTCCAGGTCCAGACTTTATTCTCATCCAAAAGGCAATGGCAAAGCCAGGAGCACTAAACCTCAAAACTCTGCTTCTCCTTCAACTAAAGAATCAATACATAACAAGAGAAGTAAGTCTAGAGAAAATAATATTGActctgaaaataaagaaaagaaacttaATGGTCCATCTAATACCAAAGATGATCTACCACACTGCTCACAAGATCCCATCATGCACAAGAAGTCCAGTAAACGCCAACCAAGCTGCACGAAAAGTCACAAAGAGTCAAATCAGGAAAGGGAGGGCAATGGAGACGAAAAATGCTCAAAGACATCATTCCGAAGGGAGGAAAGGAATGATAGTACTGAGAGGGTAGTAAGGGATTGCTCGAGAGGAAGGCAGAGAACGAAGAAGAGAGAGGGCAGAAACAGAAAGAATGCTGAAACAAATGGACGAGAAGAGGTGGAGAAGGCTGGGGAAGAGACAGAAGAAAACCTGAAGCTGAGAAGCATGATAAGACAGAACAAGCAACCAGAGGACATGGAGAAAGACCAAGACACCAGCAAATCCACAGTACAAAAAAGCCCGAGTCAtcataaacatctaaaaaaagaCGACAAGCTACAGCAAAGAAAGAGTAAAGAACTACAAAGTAAttcaaagagaaagaaacagggTAAAGAAACGGATATATGGGTAGATGACATAGTAATACAAAAAGAGGATCAGAATGAATGTGAGGATGAGCTGACCATGCCACATGCACCAGATCAAAATAACCAATGGACCATACCCAGCTTTGCACGCATATTAACTCATGAAGAGGTCCTGCAGGATTTGTATGGGTAA